Genomic window (Deltaproteobacteria bacterium):
CGCAGCGCGGACAGGCGTTGGGCTGGGCGTGGAAGCGCCGGTCGAGGGGGTCCTCGTACTCGGCGCGGCAGAGCGGACACATCTCGAAGTCCGCCATGGTGGTCAGGGCCCTGTCGTAAGGCACGTCCACGACGATGGTGAAGCGGGGGCCGCAGTCGGTGCAGTTTATGAAGGGGTAGCGGTAGCGCCTGTCCCGCGGGTCGAAGAGCTCGCGCAGGCACTCCTCGCAGGTGGCGAGCTCGGGCGGCACGGGCACGAAGGGGTCGGGGCCGCCACGGCTCTCCCTTATGGTGAAGTCCCCGTAGCCCGCCGGTTCAAGGAGCGTCACCTCCACCTCGAAGACCGCGGCCATGGGAGGCCCCTTCTCGACGGCCCGGCAAAAGGCCTCGACCTCCCCGGCCGCCCCCTCGACCTCGACGGTCACGCCCCTGCCGTCGTTGCGCACGAATCCGCCAAGGCCGTGCCTTGCGGCAAGACCGTAGACAAAGGGACGGAAACCGACCCCCTGAACGATGCCCTTTATGACGAGCCTTGCCCTGCGACGCTCCACTGCCGCCCCTCGAAAAGGCCCCGGCAATCACCCCGTATGGCGGTCGCCTTGCATGGCGGCAACCGGCGCGCCGCGCCGGGCGGGTTTCTTTACGCCTTTACGGCCCGCCCCGCCGCTCGCCGCCGAGAAGGCGCGCCTGCAAGGAGACTCCCTCCAGGAGTCTTCAAGGCAACTCCGATCTTTTCCCCCCTGGCCTTCAGCCCCCCTCGTCATCGTGGTCGTGCTCGTGGTCGGCGTAGTGGCCGTGTTCGTGGCTGTGGGTGTAGCCGTCGTGGCTGTGCGGGTGCTCGTGTATGAGGTTCACCCGCTGCAGGAGTCTCCTGTCGGCCAGTATGGAGGCGGCCGGTCCCTCGGCCGCTATGCGGTGGTCTTCGCCGAGCACTATGACGCGGTCGGCCGTGCGCCGGGCCATGTCGAGGTCGTGGGTGGCGGTGACGATGGTCCTGCCCTTCCGGTGCAGCTCTTCGATGAGGCCGATGACCCAGGCCCTGGTGCGGGGGTCGAGTCCGCCGGTCGGCTCGTCGAGGAGAAGGACCGCGGGGTCGAGGGCCAGCACCGAGGCGATGGCGACCTTCTTCTTCTCGCCGCCGCTGAGCTCGTAGGGGGCCCTTTCTCCTATGGAGGCGAGGCCCATGGCGCGGAGCAGGTCCGCCACCCTCTCTTCCACCTCGCCCCCCGGAAGTCCGGCCTGGGCCGGACCGAAGGCTATCTCCTCCCTCACCGTCTGTGAGAAGAGCTGGACGTCGGGGTCCTGGAAGAGCAGGCCCACGCTCTTTCGGAAGAAGGCGTTGAACGCCTCGTCGGCCATGGCCCGCTCGTCGAGACGCCGGCCGAGGAAGCGCACCTCGCCGCCCTGGGCGAATACGAGGGCGTCGAGCAGGTGCAGAAGCGAGCTCTTTCCCGAGCCGTTCGCGCCGAGCAGCGCCACCTTCTCGTTCTCTCGCACCACGAGGTCCACGCCCCGGAGCGCCGGAAAGCGGCCCTGCACGCTGTAGTCGAGAGCCTCGGCCTCGAAGACGGGCACGGCCACCGGAACCCTCACCTCCCCACAACGGCCATCATCACGTCCATCACGTTCGTGCCCGTGGGGCCGGTCCTGAGAAGATCGCCGAGCGTATCGAAGAAGCGGTAGGAGTCGTTTCGGGCGAGATGGCCGGCGGCGTCGAGGCCCGCGGCCCGGGCGCGCACGAGGGTTGCGCCGTCGGCAAAGGCGCCGGCCGCGTCGGTGGGGCCGTCGGTGCCGTCGGTGCCGGCCGACAGCACCGTGACGCCGTCGATGCCGTCGAGCTCCAGGGCCGCCGTGAGGGCGAACTCCTGGTTCCTGCCGCCAAGGCCCCCGCCGGTTACGCGAAGGGTCGTCTCCCCTCCCATGAGGATGCAGGCCGGAGGCCTTGCGGGGTTGCCCGAAGAGAGCGCCTCGCGGGCCACGGCGACGAGAAAACGCGCCGCCTCGTGGGTCTCGCCCGTAATGGTCGAGGTGAGCACCACGGGCCGAAGCCCCAGGCTCCCGGCCCTGCGTGCCGCCGCCGCGAGGGCCGACCTGTTGGTCGCAACGAGCAGGGCCCGCACGCCGTCGAAGATCGGGTCCCCGGGCTTGGGCGTCTCGAAGCGGCCCGAGCGCAGCCCATCGAGCACCGCCCGCGGCGCCCTCTCGGCGATGCCGTACCGCTCGAGCACCGCGAGACAGTCGGCGCAGGTCGTCTCGTCGGGCGAGACCGGCCCTGACGCTATGGTCGAGAGGTCGTCGCCCACCACGTCCGAGATGACGAGGGCGAGAGTGCGGGCCGGGGCGATGAGACGGGCAAGGCCGCCGCCCTTGATGACGGAGAGGTGCTTTCTCACCGCGTTTATCTCGTATATGTCGGCGCCGCTTCGCACGAGGAGCTCGGTCATCGCCTGCTTGTGGGCGAGCGTCACGCCCGGCAGCGGCGCCGGAGCGAGGGCCGAGGCCCCGCCGGAGACGAGGCAGATTACGAGGTCTCTTGCGCCGGCCTTGCGGGCGATCTCCATCATGCGCCGCGCACCGGCGAGACCGGCCTCGTCGGGGATGGGGTGGGCCGCCTCGACGACCTCTATGCGCCTTGTGGGGCGGCCGTGACCGTACTTGGTGACGACCAGGCCCCCGGCGACCCTCCGGCCGAGCACCCCTTCCACGGCGGCCGCCATGGCGGCCGCCGCCTTGCCCGCACCGATGCAGTATACCCCCTCAATCGAGTCGAGGTCGTAGCTGTAGCGGCCCGCCCTGAGGCGGGTCCGGCCCCGCGCCTTCACGAGCGAGAGGGCGGCCTTCACGGCCTTGACCGGATCGGCGGCCTTCAGGGCCTCCCTGAAGACGGCGCGGGCCGCCGCCCTTGGCGATATCTTCCTCCTACCCGCCATATCCGTTGGTTATGGGCATGCGCCGGTCCTTGCCGAAGGCCTTGGGCGTTATCTTTATGCCCGGCGGCGCCTGCCTGCGCTTGTACTCGCTCCGGTCGACCATCCGCACCACGGCCGAGGCCACCTCCCTGTCGAAGCCGAGCGCGAGGAGCTCGTCGAGGCTGCGGTCCTCCTCCACGTAGTGCCTGAGCAGGTCGTCGAGGACGTCGTAGGGAGGAAGCGTGTCCTGGTCGGTCTGGCCGGGGCGGAGCTCGGCCGACGGGGCCCTCGTCAGAATCTCCTCCGGGATGAGCTCGCGGCCCGCACGCTCGTTGTAGAAGCGGGCGAGCTCGTAGACCAGTCTCTTGGGCACGTCCTTTATGACGGCGAAGCCGCCGGCCATGTCGCCGTAGAGGGTGGCGTAGCCGACGCTCATCTCGCTCTTGTTGCCCGTGGTCAGCACGAGCCAGCCGAACTTGTTGCTCAGCGCCATGAGGATGTTGCCCCTTATACGGGCCTGGATGTTCTCTTCCGTCACGTCTGGCGGCCGGTCCTCGAAGACCGGAGCGAGGGTCTTCAGGTAGGCGTCGAAGATGTCGTCCACCGCCACGGTTCGGTGGCTGGTGCCGAGGTTTGCGGCGAGCACGGAGGCGAGCTCCCCGCTGCGGGGCGAAGAGTAGCGCGACGGCATGTAGACCGTCGATACCCGCCCGGCCCCGAGCGCCGCCGAGGCGACGACGGCCACGAGCGCCGAGTCCACGCCGCCGCTCAGGCCCACGAGCACGCGGCCGAAGCCGTTCTTTTCCACGTAGTCGCGCGTTCCGAGCTCGAGGGCCCCGGCCACCTCCTCCAGGCGCCCGAGAGCCGGAGCGATGACCGGCGCCTGCCGCCTCTTCCTCTCCTCTCTCACCGCCCCGTGGAGGTCCACCACCTCGAGGCCGCCGTCGCGCACCAGCCCCGAGACCTTGGAGCGCCGTCTCGTATCGCGCAGCCTCTTCCTTGCGACGGCCTCGATATCGAGATCGGCTATGACCAGGTCTTCCTCGAAGGCCGCGCCCCGGGCCAGCAGCCTCCCCTCCTCGTCGAGTATCATGCTGCGGCCGTCGAAGACCAGCTCGTCCTGACCGCCCACGAGGTTGCAGTACACGACCACCGCCTCGTAGTCCATAGCCCGTGTTGCGAGCATCTCCTCGCGGGTCGCAAGCTTGCCCATGTGGTAAGGCGAGGCGTTGATGTTGACTATCACCTCGGCTCCGCCGAGGGCCTGGACCGCCGCCGGGCCCTCGGGATACCATATGTCCTCGCAGATGCTCACGCCCACGGTCGTGTCGCCGACGACGACGTTGAGCGCCGCGGCGCCGCGCTGGAAGTAGCGCTCCTCGTCGAAGACGCCGTAGTTGGGCAAAAACATCTTCCTGTAGATGCCGGCCACCCGCCCCCCCTGGACCACGGCGGCGGCGTTGTAGATGTAGTCGCGGCGGTCGACGAAACCGATGACCGCCGTCACGGCCTCGATCTGGCAGGCCAGCGTGAAGACGGCCTCGATGTTGTCGCTTATGAACTTGGGCTTGAGCAGCAGGTCCTCGGGAGGATAGCCGGTGACGGCGAGCTCGGGAAAGACGACCATGTCGGCCCCCACCCGGGCGGCCCTGGAGGCATAGTCGCGTATCCTGGCGGCGTTGCCCCTTATGTCGCCTACGCACGTGTTTATCTGGGCCATGGCGATCCTGAAGGTCCGCATGACAAAAGGTTAACAGAAGCGGCGGCGGCTGTAAAGCGCTTCCGCCGAAAAGCGCGGGCGTTGACACCAAGGCCTCGGGCGGCTATGATCAAAAGAAAACCCTGACTCGTTACACCGGGGGAAACTTTCTGTAGCAGGGCCATAGGCCCGCGTTTCCCCCCTGCCCCATCGCATGTTATTCGGGTCTTCGGCTGTACCGGGGGTTCGGCCCGCGCCAGGCGGGATTGTTTTACGCCTTTGCGGCCCGAACCCCCGGCACAGCCCCCCGAGGCAGCCGGCGCGGGCAGTCTGGGGGAAACTTTCTGAAGAAAGTTTCCCCCAGACCCCCTTCAAAGACTTTTAATTCCCTGCGGTTCATCCCGATTTGGCTTGCCAAATCGGGATGAACCGCAGGGCGTCAAAAGTTTTTGGAGGGAGTCTGAGGGAACCGTGGGTCTGTGACCCTTTTTCAAAAAGGTTCCCTCAGCGCAATAAATCAGAACTTCCTTAAAAGTTTGAGGTTGTCATGGGATTGAGGTATCTGGTCTTCTTCATGCTTATCCTGTCGGCGTCGCCCGCAGGGGCCTTCGACTTTTCGCTCTGGGAGGGGCTGCTCGACGACCATCTCTCCCGCGGCGAGCGTGACGGGGTGAGGGCCGTGCTCGTCGATTACAAGGCGGTCTCGGCGGACAGCCGTTTCGGCGAGCTCCTTGCAAGGCTCGACGGCTTCGACCCGGCGGCCCTGTCGACGAGGGAGGCGAGGCTCGCCTTCTGGATAAACGTCTACAACATCATGGCCGTAAAGGTCGTGGTCGACAACTATCCCCTCAGGAGCATAAAGGACGCGGGCGGCATATTCTCTCCCGTGTGGAAGAAGGAGGCCGGACGGGTGGGCGGGAGGGCCTACTCGCTCGACGAGATCGAGCACTCCATACTGAGGAAGATGAACGAGCCGAGGATACACTTCGCCATCGTCTGCGCCTCGCTGAGCTGTCCCGACCTGCGCGACGAGCCCTACAGGGCCGACCGCCTCAACCGCCAGCTCAACGATGCGGCGCGGACCTTTCTCGCCGACCCCACCAAGGGGCTCCGCGCCGACAGGGGCCGCTCCACGCTCTACCTCTCGTCCATCTTCAAGTGGTTCGCCGCCGACTTCGACGCCCGCGGAGGCGTGCTCTTCTACATATCGCGCTTCGTCGACGCCGAGACAAGGGAGTTCATCGCAACCGGTCCGAGAGTGAGGTACATGGACTACAACTGGAAGCTCAACGGCCGGTGAAAGACGGCGTCATAACAAGTCCCGACACGCTGCGCGGCGGGGACCGCCTGCCGCCGGGCCAGCGCCTCGTGGCGGACTGGCCCGTGCTCCACCACGGCGAGCCGCCCGATATCGAGCTTCGCCGCTGGAGGCTCCGCATCCACGGCCTCTGCGCGCCGGAGAGAACGCTCGACTACGACGCCTTCCTCGCGCTGCCGCGAGTGCTGGTGCGCTCGGACATACACTGCGTCACCGGCTGGTCAAGGTTCGACAACCTCTGGGAGGGCGTCTCCACGAGGACCCTGGGGGGACTCGTAGAGATCGACCCCACGGCCCGCCACGTCGTCGTCCACGGTCACGGCGGCTTCACGACCAACCTGCCCCTTGACGACTTCTTCGCCGTCGACTCCCTCATCGCCGTAAAACACGACGGCGAGCTCCTCGACATAGAGCACGGCTACCCGGCAAGGCTCGTGGTGCCGCGCCTCTACTTCTGGAAGAGCGCCAAGTGGGTCACGGCCATCGAGTTCACGGCCGAAGACAGGCCCGGCTTCTGGGAGAAGAGGGGCTACCACAACCACGGCGACCCCTGGAAGGAGGAGCGCTACGGCGAGCCGTAGCGCGGCCTTCGGAGCCGGCGCCTGCGCCTGAAGCGGACGAGCATGCCGGCGGCCGTCGCCGCCCGGATACGGTTGACTCTTCAGTGAAACGAGTGTAAATTCAATATATATACCTGCAACGCAGGCGTCAACGTATTGTTGAAACCGCTTCCACCCGAAGGAGGAGACAGGTGCCGGCAAAGGGGCTTGAACGTCGCCGCCGCCGCATCACAGAGCCCGTTAAAGCCGCGCCTCCTTTAAGGCGATAGGGAGTCATGAGCCGGACGGATCCCCCCGCCAAAAGAGGGCCGGTTTCGATGGACGCTGAAAAACGCATAGCAGAGCTCGAGGCCGAGGTGCGGCGCCTGAGCGCCGAGCTCGAGAGCGCCCGCGCCAGGGACCACGTCAGAGTCGGGGCGCTCAACGCCGTGGTAAGGGACCTGAGCCTCAACACCACCCTCATCGCCCAGGCCAAGGAGGAGTGGGAGGCCATCATAGACGCCATCCCCAACCCCCTCTTCACCCACGACGAGAACCTCAGGGTCCTGCGCTGCAACCGGGCCTTCAAGGAACTGGTGGGACAGGACTACAAGGAGATAATGGGCAGGCCCTACCACGAACTCTTCCGCGGCCTCGACGGTCCGTTCCCCTTCGGGAGCAGAGAGGCCGGCCAGAGGCACGAGCGGGCCTCCGACGAGATCGAGCTCCTCTGGCTCGACCGTGTCTTCAGGGTCAGGCGCTACCCGTCGATCTTCCCCTCGCAGGAAGGCTCGCCCGTCAAGAAGAGCACCCTCTGCATCATGGAGGAGATAACCGAGGAGAGGCGGGCCAAGCTTGCGCTCCTGGAGAGCGAGGAGCGCTTCAGGAACGTGAGCGCCACGGCGAGAGACGCCATCGTCATCATCGACGACAGGGGGACGATCACCTTCTGGAACGAGGCGTCTCGACGGCTCTTCGGCTACACGGAGGAGGAGGCGGTGGGGCGGGAACTCCACCGGCTCATAGCGCCGGACAGACACCATACGGCCATCTACAAGGGGCTCGAGGCGTTCCGCCGCACGGGCGAAGGCCCCGTCATAGGCAGGACCCTGGAGACGACGGGCCTGCACAAGGACGGCGAGGAGGTGCCCGTAGAGCTCTCCATATCGGCCGTCAAGCTCGGCGGAAAGTGGTGCGCCACCGGCATCCTGCGCGACATCACCGAGCGCAAGCGCACCGAGGAGGCCCTCAAGCTCGAGGCGGACATAAACCGCCGCCTGCTCGAGATAGCCGAGAGCTCGAGCGACATGGAGCAGCTCCTGGCCAAGGTGGTCGTCACCGTCAGGGACATCCTCGGCGCCGACGCCTGCCTCGCCTACCTCTGGGACGACGAACGCAGCGTGTTCAGGCCGGCCCGCGAGTGCGGACTGCCCGCCGAGCTGGCCCCTTCCTTCAGGTTCAACCACCCGGACGCCGATATCCCCCTTGCACGACGGCTCATGGAGCTTTCAAGCTGCGTGGTGCTCGAGTCCCGCGACGAGGAGCTCCTCGCCTTTCCGCCCCTCAAGCCCCTGGAAGGGAAGTGCCGGGCCGCGGCCATACCCCTTCATGGCCGCGACAGGCTGCTCGGCTTTCTCCTGGGCGTCTATACGGGCGACTGCGACGCAAGGCCCATCACCGACCGGGAGCGCCGCCTCATGGACGGCGTGGCCCACCAGGTCTCCATCTCCCTCATGGAGGCCATGGAGTACAAGAGCGCGCTCGACAAGACGATGACGCTGTCGCGCAAGATAGAGACCATCCAGGTCATGCACGAGATCGACCGCTCCATACTCTCCACCCTCGACCCCCGCGAGATACTCGAGTCCGTTGCCGCCATGATGGCGCGGGTGGTGCCCTGCGACAGGGCCACCATCGCGCTCGTCGACAGGGAGCGCGGCGGCTTCGTCTACGAGGCGGGCTTCGGACTGAAGGGGCTCAAAAAGGGCGACTTCGTGCCCTTTGCCGACACGAGCACCACCGATGTGGTCGAGACGGGCAGGCCCCAGTACACGGCCGACCTGCGCGAAGACGAGGATAACCTCGCGGCCCTTGAAAGGATGCTCCTCGACGAAGGGATGCTCTCCCACATAAGGACGCCCCTCATCATAAAGGAGGAGGTCGCCGGCGTGCTCACCGTCGGCTGCCGGCGGCCGGCGGCCTACACGCCCGAGGACCTCTCGACGGTGGAAAAACTCGCCTCCCAGGTGGGGCTGGCCCTCTCCAACGCAAGGCTCGTAAAGGACCTCGAGGAGCTCTTCCTCGGAACCGTCAAGACCCTCTCCGAGGCCATAGACACCAAGAGTCCATGGACCAAGGGCCACTCCGACAGGGTCACGAGGATGGCCATCGAGATAGGCCGCGTGCTGGGTCTCGACGACGACGAGCTCAGCGACCTCGAACTGGCCGGACTCCTACACGACATCGGCAAGCTGGCCACAAAGGAGTACATACTCGACAAGCCGGCCGGGCTCACCGAGGAGGAGCTCAACATGATAAGGCTCCACCCCGTCCAGGGCGCCCGCATACTGGCCCCCATAAAACAGCTCACCCGCATAATACCGGCCATACGCCACCACCACGAGTTCTTCGACGGCAACGGCTACCCCGACGGCCTGAAAGACGGCGAGATACCGCTGCTCGCAAGGATACTCACCGTGGCCGACACGGTCGACGCCATGGGCGCCGACCGACCCTACCGCAAGGGCCGCCCCAGGGACGAGATAATCCTCGAGCTCAAACGGTGCTCGGGCACGCAGTTCGACCCCGAGGTGGTGAGGGCCTTCCTCAGCATCTCGTCGACGGTCATGGACTTCTGATTGACGAATCAGGGCGTCTTCCGGGCGGCGAGGACGGCCATCTCTTCCATGCCCTTCGACATATGTATGCCGCCCTGCGCGTCGACGACGAGGCATTCCACGCCGTCGAGGCTGTCGGCCAGCGTCACGGCCCGGTCGGCCCCCATGACGAACATGGCCGTAGAGAGGGCGTCGGCCAGGGCGGGGTCTGCGGCGACGACCGTCGCGCTCTGCGAGGCGCGGGCCGGACGGCCGGTGGAGGGGTCGATTATGTGGTGGTAGCGCACGCCGTCCTTCATGAAGAAGCGCTCGTAGTCGCCGGAGGTGGCCACCGCGCCGTCGGCGATGCGAAGCTCGCCGAGCAGCCGCCCCGGGGCGCGGGGATGGCGTATGCCGATTGTGAAGGGTCTTCCCGAGCCGCCGAAGACGGTCATGTCTCCTCCGGCCGTCACGATGCCGGCCGTAACGCCGTGACTTTTCAGCGCATCGACGGCCCTGCCGACGATAAAACCCTTGGCCACTCCGCCGAGCACCACGGCCATGCCGCCGCGGCGCAGCTCGACGGTCGATTCCCTTGCGTCGACGACGATCCCGCGGTAGTCCACAAGGGGAAGGAGCCGCTCGATCTCCCCGTCCGAGGGGACGGGGCGCTCACTGCCGTCGAAGCTCCAGAGGGCGCCGAGAACACCCACCGTGGGATCGAAGGCCCCGCCCGACAGGCGGGCGATGCGAAGGGCCGTCTCCACGACCTCCACGGTCTCGGCCGACACACGCACCGGACCCCGGCCCGCGCCAAGGCGCGCCACGTCGCTGTCGGGCCGGTAGGCGCTTAACAGGGCCTCCAGTCTCTCGATCTCGGCGAAGGCGGCCTCGGCGGCCTCGTCGAAGCGCGAGCGGTCACCGTCGTAAAGGGCTACCTCCACGAGCGTGCCCATCGCGATACGGGCGTAGGTCTCGACGGAGCGTTCAGGCTGGGGGGCGCGCAGAAAGGCCGCCGTAACGACGAGGGCAACAAAGGCCGTTACGGCGATGTAGAGGGCCGCGGAGCGGCCCCGCTCTCCATGGAATATGCTGGCCATGACGGGGCTGGAGACCTCCAGCGGCCACTTCCCGGACGAGCCCGGGGCCTGCCTCGATAAAACGCCGCCCGCGAAAGCCCCCTTAAGGAAGCTCTGATTAATTACCCTGGGGGAAACTTTCTGTAGAAAGTTTCCCCCAGACCCCCTTCAAAGACTTTTAATTCCCTGCGGTTCATCCCGATTTTGCAAGCAAAATCGGGATGAACCGCAGGGCGTTAAAAGTTTTTGGAGGGAGTCTGAGGGAACCTTTTTACAAAAAGGTTCCCTCAGGGCAATAAATCGGAGTCTCTTTAAAACTCTTCTTCCTCGAGTTCGGAGCGCTCGATGATGCCCAGGCCGGTTTCTTCTTCGTGGCGGCCTCTGACGTGGCGGAGCCGTTCGTCCCGCGACTTGCACTCCACGCACAGTCGCGTAAAGGGCATGACCCGCAGTCTTCCCTCGGTGATGGGTTCGCCGCACTCTTCGCAGTCGCCGTAGGTGCCGTCGCGCAGTCTTTCCAGGGCGTCTTCGATCTCGGCGATCTTTTCGCGGTCGCGGTTGCCGAGCGTGAGCGCCAGCTCGCGCTCGCGCTCGCTGCTCGCGATGTCGTAGATATCGCCTATCTCGAACTTGTGGGTGTCGCTCTCGCTGCGCATCTTCTGGGCGACTTCCTGGAGTATCTGCTGTTTTTCGGCCTCGAGGCGGGCGATCATCTCCTCTGTGAAAGAGGGTTTGCCCTTGGTCCTGGCCTTGCGGGCGGACCGGGGCGCAGCGGCGCCCCTGGCGGCCTGCTTCCTGGCTCCGGTCCTGGAGGTCGCGGCGCCGGACGGCTTTTTGGCCGGCTTTTCGGCGGCCTTCGTCTTCTTTCCGGCCGTCGAGGTTGCTTTGGGTTTTTTGGTCTCAGCGGACATGGCGAAATATGTTATATATGGAGCGGGAAAAAGTCAATCGTTATTTTTTATCGGTACGGCGGGGCCGCGGCTTTAGCCCGGCGGCGCGGAGGACGGCCTGCCCGCCGGGCGCGAAGAGGCGGCGCAGCCCTGGGCGGGAGGCCTTTTCCCTTGACTTTCGAGGGGCGAGGGCCGATAATTTCCGGTACGCAAGCAGCGGGCCGGCCTTCTCCGGCCGGCCCCACGGCGCGGGGGTTCCGCCCGCCCAATCCCTGCGTGCAAGAGGTCTTCGATGGACAGGACGAAAGGGCCTTTAACCGTTCTCTTCGCCGCCCTCTGCTGGACGCTTCTCGTGGGCATGGGCCGGGTGCCCGGTCCGGAGGTGCCCCTGCCCGACGTCGATTTCAGGGCCACCATAATCGATTCACAGGATATCGCCACCGAGTGCAGAAACGTAAGCTGGGACGGGCAGACCTTCTTTTCCGGCCTGCGCGGCAAGGGCGCCGTCTCCATACCCTTCGAGAAGGTGAGGAAGGTCGAGTTCGTAGGCGAGGGCGGGGAGGGACTGGCCGACTTCCAGGTGACGCTCAAAAGCGGCGAGGTCATCGGCGTCTCCCTGGAGGCCCACAAAAAGCTCACGGGCACGACGAGCTTCGGCTCCTACAGGATCGACGCGATCCACATAAAGGAGATCGTCTTCAGGTAGATCCGCCGCACTCCGCCGGGGGAAACGTGGGCCTGTGGCCCTTCTACAGAAAGTTTCCCCCGGTGGAGTGCGGAACCTTCCGGCTTCATCTCCGACAAGGAGGCGGGACACATGGCCTGTTTCAGGAACATCGTCCTGCTCAAGGCCCCCCAGGCAAGCGACGTCCCCCACCCCCAGGACGTATCGGACCTCACCGAGCTGTGCTATCTCGCCGCCGTGGTGAAGGACGAGGTCGAGAGCGTCTCCATACCCGTGGACTTCTACAAGGGCGAGGCGGCCTACCGGGAGTTCGACGAGCATCTCAGGAGCCGCCCCGTGGACCTCGTGGGCATCTCGTCCATGACCGGCGCCTTCAACAACGCCATGCGCCTTGCCGAGGCGGCCAAGCGGGCCGGCAAGTACGTCGTCATGGGCGGCTACCACCCCACGGCCCTCTACGAGGAGGTCCTGCGAAGCCCATGGGTCGACGCCGTCATCCTCGGCGAGGGCGAGGGCGCCTTCAGGGACCTGGTTATAAAGGGCCCGTCGTCCGAGGTGGCGGGGCTTGCCTACATGGAGGACGGCCGGGTGAAGGTGAACCCCGGCCGCCCGGTCATAGGGGACCTCGACGCCCTCCCCTTTCCGCTGCGCTCGGCCCGGCCCCGCCGCTTCGGCGAGGAGGGCGGCGACTACACCATCGACACGGTCTACACCTCGCGCGGCTGCCCCTGGCGCTGTACCTTCTGCGCCAACGACACCGTAAACAAGCGATGGCGGGCCCGCAGCCCCGAAAACGTCGTCGAAGAACTGGCGCTCCTCCACGACCCCCGCAGAAAAAAACTCATAAAGATATGGGACGCAAACTTCCTGACCAACATAAAGCGCGTGGACAGGCTCTGCGACCTCATGCTCGAGCGGGGGCTCACCAACTTCAAGCTCTGGACCGAGACGAGGGCCGAGGACATCGTGCGCGGCGAGGCCGTCATGGCCAAGCTCAGGCGCGTGGGCCTCTCCAACGTGAGCCTCGGCATCGAGAGCCCCAACGCCGAGACGCTGCGGCTCATGAAGAAGAAGAACAGCGACGACGCCTGCCGCCGGGCCGTGGAGATACTCACCCGTCACGGCATAAAGAGCCAGGGCTACTTCATCATAGGCCACTACAACGAGACCGTCGAGGAGACGGAGCGCTACCCCGAGTACGCCCGGGCCCTGGGGCTGAGGCAGGCGGTCTTCATGGTCATGACGCCCTATCCGGGCACGGCCGTATTCAGCGAGTTCGAGCGCGAAGGGAAGATAAGGAGCCGCGACTGGGACCTTTACAACAACTTCTGCACCGTCGTCGAGACCAGGGGCATGGACAGGGCCACGCTCAAGCGCATGTACGCCCGCGTGTGGGGGAGGTTCTACAACAGGCACTCCTTCCTGCGCAAGAAGAGGTTCTTCGACATGGCCCTGCCGCCGCTCTTCAGGCTCCTCGGGCTCTACGCCGTCTTCGCCGTCGACAGGAGCGCGTCGAGAGAGGAGATAAAGGAGTATCTCTTCGAGGCCATAGCCGCCGGCGCCGAGGGGCTCGAGCGCACCTTCGAGGCCGAGGCGCCGCTTCTTTTGCGGCTCTTCGGGGAGCTTACCATAAGGATACGCCACTCGCCGGGCAGGAACATAGACTTTTTCATCCGCCAGGAGGGCGTCAGGCGG
Coding sequences:
- a CDS encoding PAS domain S-box protein, whose product is MSRTDPPAKRGPVSMDAEKRIAELEAEVRRLSAELESARARDHVRVGALNAVVRDLSLNTTLIAQAKEEWEAIIDAIPNPLFTHDENLRVLRCNRAFKELVGQDYKEIMGRPYHELFRGLDGPFPFGSREAGQRHERASDEIELLWLDRVFRVRRYPSIFPSQEGSPVKKSTLCIMEEITEERRAKLALLESEERFRNVSATARDAIVIIDDRGTITFWNEASRRLFGYTEEEAVGRELHRLIAPDRHHTAIYKGLEAFRRTGEGPVIGRTLETTGLHKDGEEVPVELSISAVKLGGKWCATGILRDITERKRTEEALKLEADINRRLLEIAESSSDMEQLLAKVVVTVRDILGADACLAYLWDDERSVFRPARECGLPAELAPSFRFNHPDADIPLARRLMELSSCVVLESRDEELLAFPPLKPLEGKCRAAAIPLHGRDRLLGFLLGVYTGDCDARPITDRERRLMDGVAHQVSISLMEAMEYKSALDKTMTLSRKIETIQVMHEIDRSILSTLDPREILESVAAMMARVVPCDRATIALVDRERGGFVYEAGFGLKGLKKGDFVPFADTSTTDVVETGRPQYTADLREDEDNLAALERMLLDEGMLSHIRTPLIIKEEVAGVLTVGCRRPAAYTPEDLSTVEKLASQVGLALSNARLVKDLEELFLGTVKTLSEAIDTKSPWTKGHSDRVTRMAIEIGRVLGLDDDELSDLELAGLLHDIGKLATKEYILDKPAGLTEEELNMIRLHPVQGARILAPIKQLTRIIPAIRHHHEFFDGNGYPDGLKDGEIPLLARILTVADTVDAMGADRPYRKGRPRDEIILELKRCSGTQFDPEVVRAFLSISSTVMDF
- a CDS encoding radical SAM protein, with product MACFRNIVLLKAPQASDVPHPQDVSDLTELCYLAAVVKDEVESVSIPVDFYKGEAAYREFDEHLRSRPVDLVGISSMTGAFNNAMRLAEAAKRAGKYVVMGGYHPTALYEEVLRSPWVDAVILGEGEGAFRDLVIKGPSSEVAGLAYMEDGRVKVNPGRPVIGDLDALPFPLRSARPRRFGEEGGDYTIDTVYTSRGCPWRCTFCANDTVNKRWRARSPENVVEELALLHDPRRKKLIKIWDANFLTNIKRVDRLCDLMLERGLTNFKLWTETRAEDIVRGEAVMAKLRRVGLSNVSLGIESPNAETLRLMKKKNSDDACRRAVEILTRHGIKSQGYFIIGHYNETVEETERYPEYARALGLRQAVFMVMTPYPGTAVFSEFEREGKIRSRDWDLYNNFCTVVETRGMDRATLKRMYARVWGRFYNRHSFLRKKRFFDMALPPLFRLLGLYAVFAVDRSASREEIKEYLFEAIAAGAEGLERTFEAEAPLLLRLFGELTIRIRHSPGRNIDFFIRQEGVRRSVLARRTGDDGFVRGVTIDLDSVMELGERLGTERLSALSCRAEIVKALAGDRRRRLAYVMSLLRERAVAAPLLHAVAYAAPILLKGVAATAAGAFFAGRAREQRA
- a CDS encoding FAD:protein FMN transferase encodes the protein MASIFHGERGRSAALYIAVTAFVALVVTAAFLRAPQPERSVETYARIAMGTLVEVALYDGDRSRFDEAAEAAFAEIERLEALLSAYRPDSDVARLGAGRGPVRVSAETVEVVETALRIARLSGGAFDPTVGVLGALWSFDGSERPVPSDGEIERLLPLVDYRGIVVDARESTVELRRGGMAVVLGGVAKGFIVGRAVDALKSHGVTAGIVTAGGDMTVFGGSGRPFTIGIRHPRAPGRLLGELRIADGAVATSGDYERFFMKDGVRYHHIIDPSTGRPARASQSATVVAADPALADALSTAMFVMGADRAVTLADSLDGVECLVVDAQGGIHMSKGMEEMAVLAARKTP